A genomic stretch from Falco cherrug isolate bFalChe1 chromosome 1, bFalChe1.pri, whole genome shotgun sequence includes:
- the LOC106630886 gene encoding LOW QUALITY PROTEIN: BCL2/adenovirus E1B 19 kDa protein-interacting protein 3-like (The sequence of the model RefSeq protein was modified relative to this genomic sequence to represent the inferred CDS: inserted 1 base in 1 codon; deleted 3 bases in 3 codons; substituted 1 base at 1 genomic stop codon), protein MACAGDDGSWVELRCGPGCPEPVPSRFSSCHADIEQMLLEAQLETESGTGXVLSGNLGPWSPAWLGRVGAGLLTDGVVFAGAMLMLGSPAWDDNGASQASEQPGESELLPSCSQPQPGCPHPRQRDVPEEAERRERRLPASLGWTCAHHPQHLSPKEFAFVCSPQPVLWSLQGGAVGRKKRLFSSELLLLFXPSLLLSHVLTLGLG, encoded by the exons ATGGCGTGCGCCGGAGACGACG GCTCCTGGGTGGAGCTGCGGTGTGGCCCAGGGTGCCCCGAGCCTGTGCCCTCGCGGTTCTCCTCCTGCCACGCCGACATagagcagatgctgctggaggCCCAGCTGGAGACGGAGAGTGGGACTGGGTGAGTGCTGAGCGGGAACCTGGGCCCCTGGAGCCCTGCCTGGCTAGGGCGGGTGGGTGCAGGCTTGCTGACCGACGGGGTTGTGTTTGCAGGCGCCATGCTcatgctgggctccccagcctGGGATGACAACGGAGCCAGCCAGGCGagtgagcagcctggggaa agtgagctgctcccttcctgcagccagccccagccgggctgc ccccacccccgacaG CGGGATGTGCCAGAGGAAGCCGAGCGGAGGGAGCGACGCCTGCCTGCATCCCTTGGCTGGACCTGTGCCCACCACCCTCAGCATCTGTCTCCAAA GGAGTTTGCCTTTGTGTGCTCCCCCCAGCCAGTGCTGTGGAGCCTGCAG GGAGGTGCAgtggggagaaagaagagacttttcagttcagagctgctgctgctct atcCCTCGCTGCTGCTCAGCCACGTGCTGACCTTGGGACTGGGGTGA